TGTCTCGTAATTCTAATTTTAATTCAGAAGTATAACAAGGCGGCAAGGAGAAAGCGACGCAGGCGTACTTTTAGTACGTTGAGGAGCTTTTTGACGATGCCAACGAAGTTAGACGATTGAATTAGAATTAGGATAACACGTCAAAAACTACAATCAAACTGTCTTCATAAACCGGTTTACCAAACACGTCGGTATAAGTTTTAATCCACGGCGTAACATCTATATACTCTACGGGATATCCTGTCTCTTTTTGAAGATTTTTATGAAATACTACGTATTTTATTTTTGAGGGTAATGATTTATAAAGGCTTACATGATAAAAATGCCTGAAGGCAATTCCTTTTTTTAGAACTGGAAGCTCACCCGATCGTGTCCAAGCATAGAGGCCGCCAACAAACCCTATCATAACATATTGGCCATGTATGAACTGATAGTTAGTATAGTTAGTGTTACAGCTCCATTCATAGTACCATGGAACTTCTAAGATAGTTATGTTGCCTTTAGGTAGTGTTGCCAACTGATAATAAAACTTTGGAATTTTTTCGGGATGTAAACTGTACTCAGGGTTTGTATCGCCATAATAAGCCTGAAATTTAGGATGATTTGTCCAGTTATTAGGAAAGTAATAAATGTTTTTTAATGGATAAAAAAAAACAAACAAAGCAAAAACCGTAAAGGAAACCATATAAGAAAATATCCTGGATTTTGTGATATTTTTGATAAAATCGTAAAAAGCGATAAATCCTGCAGAAAGTAACAAGATAACAAAAGGTTGCAAAGACAGACAGTATCTGGCAAGTACCATTGGTATCGAAATATTGCTGGAATTGGAAAAAATACTGAAAACTAACTGCAAAACAAACAAAATAGACAGATAGAGCAGGAATTTTTTCGGAAATTTTACAATTGACAGTATTCCAGCAATTATTAACGGTAAAGCCAAATAAAGTATCCAATAATTATAAACCCCTATGAATAACTTAAATGTTTCATAAACAGTATCAAGCGATACCCTGTCATGCCCTAATTTCCCACTAAGATCACTCATTCCTACTACTACAGGTAACGATAACAATATGCCCAGAGCTGCTAACACAATAACAAACAATTTAATTATTTCTTTAACAGGGATGTCGTTTTTATATATCAATTTATCTCCTACCAAAATACACAATGGTGCAAACAAAACAGGCAAAACCGTAAGGTGAAAATACGGGCCAATAATGGCACAAACAATGTACGTCCATAACCATCGTTTGTCCCTGCCGCCGTGCAGCCACTTATAGAAAGCGATAAGACCTAAAAACGAAAAAAACACGACAATAACATAAGGCCTGGCATACCGGCTGTAGAAGATATGTATAGGAGATATTGCTAAAAAACAGGCAAAAACATTTCCAACCCTGCGGTTTATAAGATTGCGTACAACAAGAGGAAAAATAACAAGCGAGATAATGCCAAAAAACAACTCAGGAGTGCGCACTACCATTTCAGAAAGAAAAAAGTTTTCAGCCATAAATTTATAATATGCGGCAAGAGGAATGCAGTAGTCGCAGAATCCAAAATGAGAGAATATATGGTGGTAACTAAACGTAAAAATAGCATGAATTCCATGCCACTCATCATCGGCAATGATTTGCTCAGTTATCATGTATAAACGAAGGAAACATCCTGCAACAACAGGAAGTATTAAAACGTATTCTCGTTTTAAGAAAAAAACAATTCCGCTATTGGGTTTATCTATAGACATATTGCGACAATCTTATTAAAAGCCTCCGAAAAAACTATCATTAATGTACAGATCTGTCGAGGGCTCTGTACTGAATAGCCTCCGAGACGTGGTGGGCTTTTATTTCCGATGAGGCATCAAGGTCGGCAATTGTCCGTGAGAGTTTTATGATTCTTGAGTATGCTCTGGCGGAAAGCGCAAGGCGCTGCATGGCCATATCAAGAAGCTCTGTGGCAGAGTCGTTAAGGGTGCAGTATTTTTTTATTTGGCGGGTCTTCATTTGAGCGTTAGAAAATATCTTGTCGTGTGCAAACCGCTCTAACTGAATTTTTCTGGCCTCTGTTATGCGTTTTCTGATTTGATCTGATTTCTCACCCGAATAGTTAGACGATAAGTCCTTATACGGCACAGCCGGCACCTCGATGTGTATATCAAATCTGTCCAGAAGGGGGCCGGATATTCTTGCCCTGTACTTATGGATTTGCGGGGGAGAGCACGAACAGGGTTGGCGGGAGTCGCCAAATCTTCCGCATGGACAAGGATTCATAGAGGCTACAAGCATAAATCGGGCAGGTAGATTAATTGTGGAGGCTACGCGGGAGACGGTTATCTCGCCGTCTTCCATGGGTTGCCTGAGAGCCTCGATAACGTTTCTTTTAAACTCCGGCAGCTCATCCAAAAACAATACGCCGTGATGAGACAGTGAGACCTCACCGGGACGGGGAATGTGTCCGCCTCCAATCAGTGCGGCATCAGATATTGTGTGATGAGGGGAGCGAAACGGTCTAGTTGCTACAAGGGGTTGTTTATCTCTCAGAAGGCCTGCCACACTGTAGATTTGTGTTGCCTCAATTACCTCGGTAACTGTCATGGGGGGGAGGATTGATGGAATTCTGCGTGCCAGCATGGTTTTACCAGAGCCCGGAGGCCCCATCATTATGATGTTATGGCCGCCTGAGGCCGCTACCTCAAGCGCACGTTTGGCGTGTTCCTGACCCTTTACATCTTGAAAGTCTTCTTCATACAAAAATCCGCTATTATCCATTGCCGCCAAATCTACAGTTGGATAACTTGAAAGTTCCTGGCCATTTAAGAAATCAACAACACCGCTAAGACTCTTCATTCCATAGACCGACACACCGTCAACAATTGCCGCCTCTGGTGCATTTTCCGCAGGCAGAATTACCCCTTTATAGTTTAACTCCCTTGACTTAATTGAAACCGACAGACTCCCCTTTACGGGTTTTATGCTGCCATCAAGCGAAAGCTCTCCGGTCAGGATGTAATCATTTAATTTTTCTGCGGGGATGGCGCCCTCGGCTGCCATAATACCAATAGCAATAGCAAGATCAAACGAGGCGCCCTCTTTTTTCAGATCGGCGGGAGCAAGGTTAACCGTGATTCTCTTAAGCGGAAACGAAAATCCGATATTTTTAAGTGCCGCTCTCACCCGCTCCTTACTTTCTTTAACCGCCATATCGGGAAGCCCTACTATCGAAAAGACCGGAAAACCCTTTGACGCTATGTCTACCTCCACCTCCACAATATAGGCATCTATCCCTATCACCGTACTGCTGATTATCTTTGACAACATTGTGGCATAATTATATAGATAGTATGGCATAAATTTCAAGGGGTCTGAGACCCAAGGCAACAAAACATGGCTGTTTTGCTTTACTCTTCTTTATGTTATATTAACCTTTACAGATTCACCTTCTCTTACCATATTAAGTGTGTTCTCCCCTTAATCTTTTTTCAGCGATCCTCACATATTGCGGTTCTTTCTCGATTCCAATCCAGTTCCGGCCATATTTTTGAGCTACAACAGCAGTTGTTCCACTTCCCAAAAATGGGTCCAAGACAATATCATTCTCATTTGAGCTTGCTAAAATGATCCTTTTTAACATCTCTTCTGGTTTTTGCGTTGGATGCAAGGCTTTTCCGTCTTCGCCTCTTGCTCGTTCTTTGCCCTGAACCAACGGCATTTCCCATAAATCACGCATTTGCTTCTCTTCCCCATTTTTTTGTTTTTCCGGATTAATTGCCTTTATTTTTTCATAATTAAAAGTCCACCCGGAGCCTTTAACTGCCCAAACAACAAATTCAGTTGAATGGGTAAAGACACGTTTTGTCATATTTGGCATTGCGTTTGTCTTATACCATGTGATGATATTGTTTATCTTAAAATCGAGTTGTTTTAAAACAATTATTAATTCTGCTATATTGTGGTAACTACACGCAATATAAATTGACCCCGTTTCTTTCAAGACGCTATGACAGCCAGCAATCCATTTTCTGGTAAACTGCAAATAGTCGGGTGCTGTCATCTTGTCCCAGTGTTCATTGACCATGTACCAATCTCCTCCGGTTTTATTCCCTTTCCATTTCAAAGCGTTACCGGAAAGGTTATAAGGCGGATCGGCAAAAATAAGATCAATTGAGTTTTCATCAATTTCATGATTTAAACATTTTATACAATCGTCATTGTAAATTATATTTTTTTTCATAACTAAAAAGTAAGGCTTTCCTGCCAGGACGTAATACTCTTTTGTACACTTTTTACCCACTCATTTGAATCTGACAAGACCTCCGACTTTTCTAAAATCTTATCATAGAGACGAAAAAGGTCATTATGTTTTAAAAGCTTTCCGTGTTTTTTTATCTCAACAAGTATTTTTAAAAGCTCAATGAAATTATTAATTGATAATGGAACAATTTTTTGTTTACGCCCCTCATATTCATATTTAATTGCAGTCCAAAAAGTATTTATTGTGTCTCTGTGCAGTTTTGGAGCAACGAATAAGCAATAAGTACTTTTATCAATATGTTTGTTCTCGAAATCTCTTAAATGACGCATTACCGGCTGTCCTTCATTGTACCACTGATTACGTCCTGTAAGCATTGTAACCTCACAAATAGCATTGTAGTTTTCATAAAAACATTCAATGTCCGGAATATTTGCAGGGGCAGTAAAAGTTGGCTCATTATCATCGCCCACGGGATAATTCGGTTTGATTTTCAATGCATCATTTAGCGCATTAAGTCCAAGCGATAGAAGTTTTTCTAATAAAATTGGCCTATCATCAGCCTTAAAGATATTTTCTAAATCGTTAATGCATATTTTTATTTGCTCAATTTCTTGTGTTTTTTGTTGGTTTTGTTTATCTTGTAGTTCCCTTCGGTAGTTTCGTAAATCACTAATAAATCTTTTTAAACCATCCTCCTCTAAATCCTTATAATTCAAAAACGACTTCGGTGTTATTCCTGTTTCCTTTTCGTACAACCTTATGTCGTCTATTAGCGTTACAGCAATTTCAATAAGTTTTTCAATAGTTTCCCATGGCAGTTTTGGTTTGGAAATGTTGGAAATATACTCTATATAATCCTTTTTTGAGATAAAAACTTTTGATTGTGCATTATCAAAATTAAGCAGGTTCTTAATTTCTATTGACCGTCGTGGCTCTAAATCAATATAAACACCACCTCCTCGGATGTAAATATAACGTGTCAAACGAAAATATCTAATTGCATTATCTCCATAATCTTTTAGGTTTTTTAAGAGTTTTTGAATTTTTATAGTATCTGTTGTCTGTAAAAATTCTTCTGCAAAAACATCTCTATATTTACTAAAAATAGTTTTTTGTTCCTGCCTTGTTTTACCTTTTAGTTTTTTTCTCAACGAAATAATTTTTTCGGAATACGAGTCTATGTCTTTATAATTAACAAGCGTTGGACAAAATAAAGAAAATTCCTCCTTACTAATTCCCTTTTCTTTTTCTGCTAAAATCCCTGATTTGTTATTTACTTTTTGAATAAGGTGAAGGATACCGATAAACGGTTTTATGTCGTATCCGTCTTTAAGGTTATAATCATCGCTATCAGGATTTGGTA
The Nitrospirota bacterium genome window above contains:
- a CDS encoding site-specific DNA-methyltransferase; protein product: MKKNIIYNDDCIKCLNHEIDENSIDLIFADPPYNLSGNALKWKGNKTGGDWYMVNEHWDKMTAPDYLQFTRKWIAGCHSVLKETGSIYIACSYHNIAELIIVLKQLDFKINNIITWYKTNAMPNMTKRVFTHSTEFVVWAVKGSGWTFNYEKIKAINPEKQKNGEEKQMRDLWEMPLVQGKERARGEDGKALHPTQKPEEMLKRIILASSNENDIVLDPFLGSGTTAVVAQKYGRNWIGIEKEPQYVRIAEKRLRGEHT
- a CDS encoding glycosyltransferase family 39 protein, which encodes MSIDKPNSGIVFFLKREYVLILPVVAGCFLRLYMITEQIIADDEWHGIHAIFTFSYHHIFSHFGFCDYCIPLAAYYKFMAENFFLSEMVVRTPELFFGIISLVIFPLVVRNLINRRVGNVFACFLAISPIHIFYSRYARPYVIVVFFSFLGLIAFYKWLHGGRDKRWLWTYIVCAIIGPYFHLTVLPVLFAPLCILVGDKLIYKNDIPVKEIIKLFVIVLAALGILLSLPVVVGMSDLSGKLGHDRVSLDTVYETFKLFIGVYNYWILYLALPLIIAGILSIVKFPKKFLLYLSILFVLQLVFSIFSNSSNISIPMVLARYCLSLQPFVILLLSAGFIAFYDFIKNITKSRIFSYMVSFTVFALFVFFYPLKNIYYFPNNWTNHPKFQAYYGDTNPEYSLHPEKIPKFYYQLATLPKGNITILEVPWYYEWSCNTNYTNYQFIHGQYVMIGFVGGLYAWTRSGELPVLKKGIAFRHFYHVSLYKSLPSKIKYVVFHKNLQKETGYPVEYIDVTPWIKTYTDVFGKPVYEDSLIVVFDVLS
- a CDS encoding YifB family Mg chelatase-like AAA ATPase is translated as MLSKIISSTVIGIDAYIVEVEVDIASKGFPVFSIVGLPDMAVKESKERVRAALKNIGFSFPLKRITVNLAPADLKKEGASFDLAIAIGIMAAEGAIPAEKLNDYILTGELSLDGSIKPVKGSLSVSIKSRELNYKGVILPAENAPEAAIVDGVSVYGMKSLSGVVDFLNGQELSSYPTVDLAAMDNSGFLYEEDFQDVKGQEHAKRALEVAASGGHNIIMMGPPGSGKTMLARRIPSILPPMTVTEVIEATQIYSVAGLLRDKQPLVATRPFRSPHHTISDAALIGGGHIPRPGEVSLSHHGVLFLDELPEFKRNVIEALRQPMEDGEITVSRVASTINLPARFMLVASMNPCPCGRFGDSRQPCSCSPPQIHKYRARISGPLLDRFDIHIEVPAVPYKDLSSNYSGEKSDQIRKRITEARKIQLERFAHDKIFSNAQMKTRQIKKYCTLNDSATELLDMAMQRLALSARAYSRIIKLSRTIADLDASSEIKAHHVSEAIQYRALDRSVH
- a CDS encoding AlwI family type II restriction endonuclease; translated protein: MKKTWSITTTLRNPERLRDFLIVLNQLGNCKWDLENQRKYQILLIKERIYGFGNNQFYNGLSQVQIDLIDDPTRKISFEEAEKIFIAKNYEDPAMRGRQSINPLKKFGFVVLKDKKIFITSLGKLFLNDDFDLGEIFFRSFIKWQIPNPDSDDYNLKDGYDIKPFIGILHLIQKVNNKSGILAEKEKGISKEEFSLFCPTLVNYKDIDSYSEKIISLRKKLKGKTRQEQKTIFSKYRDVFAEEFLQTTDTIKIQKLLKNLKDYGDNAIRYFRLTRYIYIRGGGVYIDLEPRRSIEIKNLLNFDNAQSKVFISKKDYIEYISNISKPKLPWETIEKLIEIAVTLIDDIRLYEKETGITPKSFLNYKDLEEDGLKRFISDLRNYRRELQDKQNQQKTQEIEQIKICINDLENIFKADDRPILLEKLLSLGLNALNDALKIKPNYPVGDDNEPTFTAPANIPDIECFYENYNAICEVTMLTGRNQWYNEGQPVMRHLRDFENKHIDKSTYCLFVAPKLHRDTINTFWTAIKYEYEGRKQKIVPLSINNFIELLKILVEIKKHGKLLKHNDLFRLYDKILEKSEVLSDSNEWVKSVQKSITSWQESLTF